The proteins below are encoded in one region of Nilaparvata lugens isolate BPH chromosome X, ASM1435652v1, whole genome shotgun sequence:
- the LOC120354477 gene encoding uncharacterized protein LOC120354477, whose translation MSADQTSPMAAPINSETNEIYTNELWSEDGAMAMLEAELLRSDAAPADAGVELFDEDDSLLDLLTRAENQLKEQKLWQFPLHQTVRCQQQVSSLDHPPPSSPHCQQLVVYTPPPPATRAAAARIPPAPTVTTRIPPAFTITSHQQGCPPTAAASTSASTTHPYRRPRAILGSNSMRHEFDFDGLIRFSDPSRRRTIALKHLSNAFQYPVLGARVVHSYNKDAVIIRVANVGRRGNEDAKIETFMPHRFTTKIMRANVQSFNSGCHNLIMQVVHSEGRSSDIRLNRRSRQRP comes from the exons ATGTCAGCAGATCAAACCTCGCCTATGGCAGCACCAATCAACAGCGAAACCAAt gaaATTTACACTAACGAGTTGTGGTCCGAGGACGGGGCAATGGCTATGCTGGAGGCTGAACTATTGCGAAGCGACGCCGCACCCGCCGACGCTGGCGTCGAACTGTTTGATGAAGATGATTCATTATTGGATCTATTGACCAGAGCTGAGAACCAACTAAAGGAACAAAAGCTCTGGCAGTTTCCTCTTCATCAAACAGTTCGGTGCCAGCAACAGGTTTCCAGCCTCGATCACCCTCCCCCTTCATCGCCGCATTGCCAGCAGCTTGTGGTATACACGCCACCACCACCCGCCACCCGAGCTGCTGCTGCCCGGATCCCCCCCGCCCCCACCGTCACAACAAGAATCCCCCCCGCCTTCACCATCACATCACACCAACAAGGATGTCCCCCCACCGCCGCCGCCTCTACCTCCGCCTCCACCACTCATCCTTATAGACGTCCACGCGCAATCTTAGGATCTAACTCTATGCGGCATGAATTTGATTTCGATGGACTGATAAGGTTTTCAGATCCATCCCGACGTCGTACAATTGCGTTAAAACATTTATCCAATGCATTTCAGTATCCTGTTTTAGGTGCGCGTGTTGTGCACTCCTACAACAAGGATGCTGTTATCATTAGGGTAGCAAATGTAGGACGTCGGGGCAACGAAGATgccaaaattgaaactttcatGCCGCATAGATTTACTACTAAGATTATGCGTGCGAATGTGCAGTCGTTTAATTCAGGTTGCCACAATTTAATAATGCAAGTTGTTCACAGCGAAGGTCGTTCCTCTGATATAAGGCTGAATCGACGGTCGCGGCAGCGGCCGTAG